Within Paeniglutamicibacter psychrophenolicus, the genomic segment CAACTGGGAAGCATGTACATCGCCATCGGCTTACACCTGCGCGGAATGAAACCTACCGTCCCGGCTGGGCCAACGCAGGCCTCGCCCTTGCCGGCGATGGATCCAAGCTCGTCCACAGCGCTTCCGGGACGACCACAGTCATAGACTTCCGCGCCGGAACCAGGTCCATCATAGGAAGCCCGCAGAGCAAGGAATCGTTTGGTGCCCACATGGCCACGTCACCCGCAGGGCGAGTCTTTGGTTACACTGACAAGACTGTCCTTGTGGAACTCGACTTGACCCCCCGCACGACACCACTTGCTGCGCAATTTCCGCGGCCGTAATGCGTCGTGACCACAGGCGGATACGGCCAATGGTGATTCGTGAGTGAATCTCAACAAGTAGTGCCCATCAAAGTACGTCATCCACTGCGGCGCGTAACACCGTCAACAAAAAGTACGTCCCTTCGCCAAAGGAGGCCGTTATCAATGCCCCAGTGACCACGCACCCAACCCGCCAGCTGCCCGGGGCTGGCCTGGTAAGTCGGCAGCGATGTAACCGCTCAGAGGTTTCCAGATGCCACTTCCCGGTGCCCATGGACCTGGATTTCCGGGTGATCTGCATGGTTTGGAAGGCGTGGGGGCGGGGAACTTGGTGCCCGGGCTGAGGGCGGCGCATTTGACTGACCGGATGATCTGTCGTTCGTTGGCCTTGGCACTGCTGCCATCACAGGTGGGGACCTGCTCCCAGGTCGTCTCGGAAAGCTGTTTGAATAGCTTGGGCTGGTTTTCTTTCACGGTGAAGATGTAGTGCGCTCCGCGACCCGCCAGGTAGTGGGCGTGGCCGGTCTGTGTGTGCAGCGCGTCCGCTGTGACCGCCACATCTGTCAGGGACTGAAAGTGTTCCATGAGTACCGGGGACAGCGGGATCTCATTGTTTTTCTCGCCGACCGATACCTGCGCCAGCACCGCGTGGGTGTCCTGGTCGATCGCCAAGAGGAAGTGTACGCGGCTTCCCTTTTTGCCGATGCTCCTAAGTTTGTCAGTTGCTTTCCTCGGCCTGTCTTCCAAGCCACGCCCGGTAACTAGCAATGGCTTCGCCATCCCGGGACTTGCCGCGCTCGATCCATGCAATAGCAATCGGTCAGACGCCCATCGCAGCTCCCGCCAGCACCTGCGTGAGACAAAGTGCCAGGCGCAGCGGGCGCAGATCGTTGACCAGCGGGGCGGGCCTCGGGTTCTTCATGACACGGAAGACTTCACGGGCGACATAGCGTTTGAGGGAGCGGAAGATTTCCTTTTTTGCCCGGGCCGTCCTCGGTGCGATTGGCCACGTATTCCCGTGTCCTGGAATCTGCGGACATCCGCGTCAAGACGATGCCGCAAAGGGCGGAATTCGCCTGCCTGTCACCGCCCCGGGAGAGCCGGTGTCGGTTCGTTTTCCCCGAGGAAGCGGGTACCGGTACGACGCTGGCCAGAGCCGCGAACGTGGCCTCGCTTTCCATCCGTTCGGGGTTGTCACCGAAGGGCACCAGCTGCTGGTACGCGACCGCGGTGCCCACGCTGTTGACGTCCAGAAATTTCGGTGCGTGGGTG encodes:
- a CDS encoding transposase yields the protein MAIDQDTHAVLAQVSVGEKNNEIPLSPVLMEHFQSLTDVAVTADALHTQTGHAHYLAGRGAHYIFTVKENQPKLFKQLSETTWEQVPTCDGSSAKANERQIIRSVKCAALSPGTKFPAPTPSKPCRSPGNPGPWAPGSGIWKPLSGYIAADLPGQPRAAGGLGAWSLGH
- a CDS encoding transposase produces the protein MLRTARTSAMMACTVLLNQISGALTSAAEEVRAKYRGTTSEARANAMVYSRPFGDPSDPVVATLRTLKRLGTRDRFLSGEITETDAELAIIVSTHAPKFLDVNSVGTAVAYQQLVPFGDNPERMESEATFAALASVVPVPASSGKTNRHRLSRGGDRQANSALCGIVLTRMSADSRTREYVANRTEDGPGKKGNLPLPQTLCRP